The Chryseobacterium wanjuense genome includes a window with the following:
- a CDS encoding cysteine desulfurase family protein: MNKVYLDNAATTPLSEEVIDAMVGTMKMNFGNPSSTHSFGQEAKILIENVRRQIADYLHVTPAEIIFTSCGTESNNMIIKSCVEHLGVERIISSPLEHKCVSESILDMKNRKGVEVSYIRPNEKGDIDLNKLEELLKASDKKTLVSLMHVNNEIGNIYDIKKIAELCKANNALFHSDTVQTMAHMDLDFSDIHVDFASCSAHKFHGPKGVGFAFIRKSSGLKGIITGGPQERSLRAGTENVAGIVGLGKALELSLKNMEAYTNHMQDIKTYAIERLSAEIPGIKFNGRSAEKENSLYTVLSALLPYKNPLIGLQLDMKGIAISQGSACSSGASKPSMVMMMVLSEDEMDHCTPLRISFSHMTTKEDIDALVNALKEISKDFVIENTNVEHR, translated from the coding sequence ATGAATAAAGTATATTTAGATAACGCTGCAACAACACCTCTTTCAGAAGAAGTAATTGATGCAATGGTTGGAACCATGAAGATGAATTTCGGAAATCCTTCTTCAACGCACAGCTTCGGGCAGGAAGCAAAAATTCTTATCGAAAATGTAAGAAGGCAGATTGCAGATTATCTTCACGTGACACCCGCTGAGATTATCTTCACGTCTTGCGGTACAGAATCAAACAACATGATCATCAAATCTTGTGTAGAGCATCTTGGAGTTGAAAGAATCATCAGTTCTCCTTTGGAGCACAAATGTGTTTCCGAGAGTATTTTGGACATGAAAAACAGAAAAGGAGTAGAAGTAAGCTACATCCGTCCAAATGAAAAAGGAGATATCGACCTTAATAAACTGGAAGAATTATTAAAAGCTTCCGATAAGAAAACATTGGTAAGCTTAATGCATGTCAATAATGAGATCGGAAATATTTATGATATTAAAAAAATAGCAGAATTGTGCAAGGCAAATAATGCGCTTTTCCATTCTGATACGGTACAGACAATGGCTCATATGGATTTGGATTTCTCGGATATCCATGTTGATTTTGCGTCTTGCAGTGCTCATAAATTCCACGGGCCGAAAGGTGTTGGTTTTGCTTTCATCAGAAAATCAAGCGGATTAAAAGGAATTATTACAGGAGGACCACAGGAGAGAAGTTTGAGAGCCGGAACTGAAAATGTTGCAGGAATTGTAGGATTAGGAAAAGCTTTGGAATTATCTTTAAAAAATATGGAAGCCTACACAAACCATATGCAGGATATCAAAACCTATGCGATTGAAAGGCTTTCCGCAGAGATTCCAGGCATTAAATTCAATGGAAGAAGTGCAGAGAAAGAAAATAGTCTTTACACGGTTTTAAGCGCTTTGTTACCTTATAAAAATCCTTTGATCGGGCTTCAGCTGGATATGAAAGGCATTGCAATTTCTCAGGGAAGTGCATGTTCTTCGGGAGCTTCAAAGCCTTCAATGGTTATGATGATGGTTTTATCTGAGGATGAGATGGATCATTGTACCCCTTTACGTATTTCATTTAGCCACATGACAACTAAAGAAGACATCGATGCTTTAGTTAATGCTTTGAAAGAAATTTCAAAAGACTTTGTTATAGAAAATACAAATGTTGAGCATAGATAA
- a CDS encoding sensor histidine kinase — MSRFLITIFLFVIFQAEGQIASSWYDMDSGLPQNSIKDIIKDKYGFIWLSTDDGIVRYDGLSFTPYNNLAVTNLHFEDFHGNISHDSIMIGNNNEENKILITKRNVYKIPQKNLNKVESILLKEKNGFKKRLVKNIGLEYYPGLQYFIKTKSGDYFFRKNEILYLEKKKVKQKISIPFSNPDLSHVFVYNEVLYVTDPIKRHTYRIDKGKLSILKEPTILNDPSTRIFWQQISDQTFILNNDEISLLQHDKNGLQLKFLVKYKDFGRQRFNCIFYDQHFNKLYLGSLTKGLNIIYLGNFFTAQKKIPFVEEVARASLPFTRNTIIDVSGYELNKYGLVKNHYFDSDNKYFMQYDDSKNILFTKDSVLVRMRKSSQYKVRDTVSFIKTFCGIYEKDSLRAVSITYDLKYSYLYIYKNKHIKKADCIFKFKGSVSSFLKYGNDLLVGHNNGLYRISLSHNTISQLASGISVKSIIQTPDKMVWVTTNKHGFFLLKDKKLFKIPLDQNAYLSSAHYILADPYGYYWISSNNGLFKASKNLLLQSVKSKSPVFYYRFSKSEGLLTNEFNGATLPNAYSLDNGEFVFPSMDGFVFFNPKSIATYYPDKKNIFIERARINNSKIINFKNHLVLENNYKQADIFIDIPYYSNSYNLRIEAKIEGEDKDWQQIPIKDERKYTIKSLETGTYTLLLRILVSPDGSYEYKTISFEIKPLFYQTTAFKISLGLLLLLIIIYIGQKRTKFLRKKNTTLKTKVNHMANELKETSKHLETVKNDMQKESEYRTRLVEAISHDIATPVKYIALLSQKLNEEKDTDIQKEYFDTIHQSSAQLYSFTLQLKEYTDLYRTENIFQTEKYPINEILITKKRLFDDIAKSKKNSIIIDDKNEAYSFINKNIIACIIHNLLDNAVKYTDGGTIHLSAEEGSDFTSINISDTGYGMSDEQMIYYKQVFEHANEDDIVQFKNYGLGLHMVIHLIKKINSVITFNKNIPHGTIIKIILKNTYE; from the coding sequence ATGAGCAGGTTTCTGATTACTATTTTTCTATTTGTAATCTTTCAGGCAGAAGGGCAGATTGCATCCTCATGGTATGATATGGATAGCGGCCTTCCCCAAAATAGCATTAAGGACATTATTAAAGACAAATACGGCTTTATCTGGCTTTCCACAGATGACGGTATTGTAAGGTATGACGGTTTATCCTTTACCCCATACAATAATTTAGCGGTAACCAATCTGCATTTTGAAGATTTTCACGGGAATATCTCTCACGATAGTATCATGATAGGCAATAACAATGAAGAGAACAAAATCCTGATCACCAAAAGAAATGTTTATAAAATCCCTCAAAAAAATCTGAACAAGGTTGAGAGTATTCTTCTAAAAGAAAAAAATGGGTTTAAAAAAAGGCTGGTAAAAAACATAGGTTTAGAATATTATCCCGGTTTGCAATATTTTATCAAAACTAAATCCGGAGATTATTTTTTCAGGAAAAACGAAATTTTATATCTCGAAAAAAAAAAGGTAAAGCAAAAGATTTCTATTCCTTTTTCTAATCCCGATTTATCTCATGTCTTCGTTTATAATGAAGTTCTTTATGTTACAGATCCCATAAAAAGGCACACATACCGCATCGATAAAGGGAAATTATCCATTCTAAAAGAACCTACCATTCTTAATGACCCCTCTACCAGAATATTCTGGCAGCAGATTTCCGATCAGACCTTTATCCTTAATAATGATGAAATTTCTCTGCTCCAACATGATAAAAATGGACTTCAACTAAAATTTCTGGTGAAGTATAAAGATTTCGGAAGACAGCGTTTTAATTGCATCTTTTATGATCAGCATTTTAACAAATTGTATTTAGGAAGCCTTACCAAAGGATTAAATATCATTTATTTAGGAAATTTTTTCACCGCTCAGAAAAAGATTCCATTTGTGGAAGAAGTGGCGCGTGCTTCATTACCGTTTACCAGGAATACGATTATTGATGTTTCAGGGTACGAATTAAATAAATATGGACTTGTAAAAAATCATTATTTTGATTCTGATAATAAATACTTTATGCAGTATGATGATTCAAAAAACATTTTGTTTACAAAAGATTCTGTCTTAGTGAGAATGCGAAAATCTTCTCAGTATAAAGTAAGAGATACCGTTTCTTTTATAAAAACATTTTGCGGAATTTATGAAAAAGATTCATTAAGAGCTGTTAGTATAACGTATGACTTAAAATACTCCTACTTATATATTTATAAAAACAAACATATAAAAAAAGCAGATTGTATTTTTAAATTCAAAGGATCGGTGAGTTCATTTTTAAAATACGGAAATGACTTATTGGTTGGGCATAATAATGGGCTGTATAGAATCTCGCTCAGCCACAATACAATTTCTCAGCTTGCCAGCGGAATCAGCGTAAAAAGTATTATCCAGACTCCGGATAAAATGGTTTGGGTAACAACCAATAAACATGGATTTTTTTTGTTGAAGGATAAGAAATTATTTAAAATTCCTTTGGATCAAAATGCCTATTTAAGTTCTGCCCATTATATTCTTGCGGATCCGTATGGTTATTACTGGATATCTTCCAACAACGGGTTATTTAAAGCCTCAAAAAACCTATTGCTACAGTCTGTCAAAAGCAAAAGTCCTGTATTTTATTACCGATTTTCTAAAAGTGAAGGATTATTGACCAATGAGTTTAATGGAGCAACACTACCCAATGCTTATTCTTTAGACAATGGAGAATTTGTATTTCCTTCAATGGACGGATTTGTTTTTTTTAATCCGAAATCGATTGCAACTTATTATCCCGACAAGAAAAATATATTTATTGAAAGAGCGAGAATTAACAATTCAAAAATCATTAATTTCAAAAATCATCTTGTCCTGGAAAACAACTATAAGCAAGCTGATATATTCATTGATATCCCGTATTATTCTAATTCATATAATTTAAGAATTGAGGCAAAAATAGAAGGTGAAGATAAAGACTGGCAGCAAATTCCCATCAAAGATGAACGGAAATACACGATAAAAAGTCTTGAAACGGGCACCTATACCTTGCTGCTTAGAATCTTGGTTTCACCAGACGGATCTTATGAATACAAAACCATATCTTTTGAAATAAAGCCTCTTTTTTATCAGACGACTGCTTTTAAAATAAGTCTGGGTCTTTTGTTATTATTGATTATCATCTACATAGGTCAAAAGCGTACAAAATTTTTACGTAAAAAAAATACGACCTTAAAAACGAAGGTGAATCACATGGCTAATGAATTAAAAGAAACTTCAAAACACCTGGAAACCGTAAAAAATGACATGCAGAAAGAATCTGAGTACAGGACACGGCTTGTAGAAGCCATCAGCCATGATATTGCTACGCCTGTAAAATACATCGCCCTGTTGTCTCAGAAACTGAATGAAGAAAAAGATACTGATATTCAGAAAGAATATTTTGATACCATTCATCAGTCGTCTGCACAGCTGTATTCTTTCACCCTTCAACTGAAGGAATACACTGATCTTTACAGGACGGAAAATATCTTTCAGACGGAAAAATATCCAATCAATGAGATATTAATCACGAAAAAAAGACTGTTTGACGATATCGCAAAATCTAAAAAAAATAGTATTATTATTGACGATAAAAACGAAGCTTATTCTTTCATTAATAAAAATATAATTGCGTGCATTATTCATAATCTTCTTGACAATGCAGTAAAATATACAGATGGAGGTACTATACATCTCAGCGCAGAAGAAGGTAGTGATTTTACCTCTATAAACATATCCGACACAGGCTACGGAATGTCGGATGAACAAATGATTTACTATAAACAAGTCTTTGAACATGCGAATGAAGATGATATAGTACAATTTAAAAATTACGGGCTTGGTCTTCACATGGTCATTCATTTAATTAAAAAAATTAATTCCGTAATAACATTTAATAAAAATATTCCACACGGAACGATTATAAAAATCATCCTAAAAAATACATATGAATAA
- a CDS encoding HAD family hydrolase has protein sequence MKKLYCFDFDGTLTYKDTMFMYLKFYDPTKFRLQFLKHVPLFILLKLKLAETEKVKKSFIGAILKGQTQEKIEKKSRQFFEEHYPKIVRENALDFIQNIDRSNTQSLLVTASLDIWAKPFADAFQMQLVSTKAEFRNGVFTGNFIGKNCNGKEKLARIKTEIDGQKYDKIIAFGDTSGDKPMLKWANEGHYQFFH, from the coding sequence ATGAAAAAACTGTATTGTTTTGATTTTGACGGAACTCTGACTTACAAGGATACGATGTTTATGTATCTTAAATTTTACGATCCCACAAAATTCAGATTGCAGTTTTTGAAACATGTTCCGCTTTTTATCCTTTTAAAATTGAAATTGGCTGAAACTGAAAAAGTAAAGAAAAGCTTTATCGGTGCTATTCTTAAAGGGCAGACTCAGGAAAAAATTGAAAAAAAATCCCGACAGTTCTTTGAAGAGCATTATCCCAAAATTGTCAGAGAAAATGCCTTAGACTTTATTCAAAATATTGATCGTTCAAATACACAAAGCCTATTGGTAACGGCTTCTCTGGATATCTGGGCTAAACCTTTTGCTGATGCTTTTCAGATGCAGCTGGTTTCGACAAAAGCAGAGTTCAGGAACGGTGTTTTCACAGGAAATTTCATCGGTAAAAACTGCAACGGCAAGGAAAAATTAGCCAGAATAAAAACTGAAATAGACGGCCAGAAATACGACAAAATCATTGCATTCGGTGATACTTCCGGAGATAAGCCAATGCTGAAATGGGCAAATGAAGGTCATTACCAATTTTTTCACTAA
- a CDS encoding response regulator transcription factor, whose amino-acid sequence MNNRILIADDHLVVSIGIVSILRSAYPNMVIDIAKSYPEAKNCLLAHKYDVIMLDIHMPGTQYTQMIPEIKELQNDIKILIFSSFDQNIALQYIRKGAEGYLNKQCSEDDVKNAINTILETGFYYPPELIPIIMKGTKETTEVKNLTTREFEVFELLAKGNGNLEISSYLNVQVSTVSTFKKRIFEKLKITNIAELIEIYKCLH is encoded by the coding sequence ATGAATAACCGAATTTTAATTGCTGATGATCATCTTGTAGTGTCGATTGGCATTGTTTCAATTTTAAGGTCTGCTTATCCAAACATGGTGATAGACATTGCTAAAAGTTACCCGGAAGCAAAAAATTGCTTACTGGCTCACAAATATGATGTCATCATGCTGGACATCCACATGCCCGGAACCCAGTATACACAAATGATCCCGGAAATTAAAGAGCTGCAGAATGACATAAAGATCCTGATTTTCTCATCTTTTGACCAGAATATTGCCTTACAATACATTCGCAAAGGTGCCGAAGGATATCTGAATAAGCAATGCAGCGAAGACGACGTTAAAAATGCCATAAATACCATTCTTGAAACGGGATTCTACTATCCCCCGGAGCTTATTCCTATTATAATGAAAGGCACTAAAGAAACCACCGAAGTAAAGAATCTCACCACCAGAGAATTTGAGGTTTTTGAATTGCTGGCTAAAGGAAACGGCAACCTTGAAATTTCTTCCTATCTTAATGTACAAGTATCGACTGTAAGTACTTTTAAGAAAAGAATTTTTGAGAAATTAAAGATTACTAATATTGCGGAACTTATAGAAATATATAAGTGTTTGCATTGA
- a CDS encoding FAD-binding oxidoreductase: MKPDFIQKVTNWGNFPIVEKEMKSDDSFKKIKEFILSNNEVIARGNGRCYGDASLGEHIFSTKKLNKFISFDRLNGIIECESGVLLSDVLEIAVPQGYFLYVTPGTKFVSVGGAIASDVHGKNHHAEGCFSEYVIEFKLMIENGEIITCSREENADKFWATIGGMGLTGIILTAKFKLKNIESAYIRQESIKAENLDEIFRLFEESESWTYTVAWIDCLQKGKNIGRSILMRGEHAFQHELPSNLKDKPLRLKKKFEPTVPFYFPGFVLNALTVKIFNLLYFNKQRSKEIKNFIDYETFFYPLDAIHEWNRIYGKSGFIQYQMVIPKETGKEGMKRILETIANSGNGSFLAVLKLFGKNNPEAYNSFPVEGYTLALDFKVNSKLKKLVDQLDQIVQEFGGRIYLTKDSMSRSSLTNYLKNTQSSKFVSLQHKRIINNN, encoded by the coding sequence CTGATGACAGCTTCAAAAAAATAAAAGAATTTATTCTTAGTAATAATGAAGTGATCGCAAGGGGCAATGGAAGATGCTATGGTGATGCTTCTTTGGGCGAGCATATATTTTCAACTAAAAAATTAAATAAATTCATCAGTTTTGATCGTCTGAACGGGATTATTGAATGCGAATCGGGAGTTTTACTTTCAGATGTGCTGGAAATTGCTGTTCCGCAGGGATATTTTTTATATGTAACACCAGGAACGAAATTTGTTTCCGTCGGAGGTGCGATTGCATCTGATGTTCATGGTAAAAATCACCACGCAGAAGGCTGTTTCTCAGAATATGTGATTGAATTTAAATTAATGATCGAAAACGGGGAGATCATCACCTGTTCAAGAGAAGAAAACGCAGACAAATTCTGGGCTACCATTGGCGGAATGGGGTTGACAGGAATTATTTTGACAGCTAAATTTAAGCTTAAAAATATAGAATCGGCATACATTCGTCAGGAAAGCATCAAAGCGGAAAATCTTGATGAAATTTTCAGACTTTTTGAGGAAAGTGAAAGCTGGACCTACACCGTGGCTTGGATCGACTGTCTTCAAAAAGGAAAAAACATAGGAAGAAGTATTCTCATGAGAGGTGAACACGCTTTTCAGCATGAGCTTCCTTCCAATTTAAAAGATAAACCTTTAAGGTTAAAGAAAAAATTTGAACCTACAGTTCCTTTCTACTTTCCCGGATTTGTTTTAAATGCTTTAACGGTGAAAATTTTTAATCTGCTGTACTTTAATAAACAAAGGTCAAAAGAAATTAAAAACTTCATCGATTACGAAACATTTTTCTATCCGTTGGATGCAATTCATGAATGGAACAGGATCTACGGAAAATCAGGATTTATCCAGTATCAGATGGTAATCCCGAAGGAAACGGGTAAAGAAGGAATGAAAAGAATTCTTGAAACCATCGCAAATAGCGGAAATGGTTCATTCCTGGCTGTATTGAAGCTTTTCGGGAAAAATAATCCTGAAGCGTACAATTCTTTTCCGGTGGAAGGGTATACTTTAGCGCTTGATTTTAAAGTAAATTCAAAACTGAAAAAGCTTGTAGATCAGCTGGATCAGATCGTTCAGGAGTTTGGCGGAAGAATTTATCTTACGAAAGACAGCATGAGCAGATCGTCTCTTACCAATTATCTTAAAAATACGCAGAGTTCAAAATTTGTGTCTTTGCAGCACAAAAGAATCATAAATAATAATTAA
- the trxA gene encoding thioredoxin, whose protein sequence is MALEITDSSFQDTVLKSDKPVLVDFWAVWCGPCRTLGPIIEEVAHDFEGKAVVGKVDVDNNQEISMQYGIRNIPTVLIFKNGEVVDKLVGVAPKEVIAEKLSAHL, encoded by the coding sequence ATGGCTTTAGAAATTACAGATAGCTCATTTCAGGACACGGTTTTAAAATCAGATAAGCCGGTATTAGTAGACTTTTGGGCAGTATGGTGTGGACCTTGTAGAACGTTGGGACCAATCATTGAAGAGGTTGCACATGATTTTGAAGGAAAAGCAGTAGTAGGAAAAGTAGATGTAGACAACAACCAGGAGATTTCTATGCAATATGGTATCAGAAATATCCCTACAGTTCTAATTTTTAAGAACGGTGAAGTGGTTGACAAATTAGTTGGTGTAGCTCCGAAAGAGGTGATCGCTGAAAAACTAAGCGCACACTTGTAA
- a CDS encoding SDR family NAD(P)-dependent oxidoreductase, producing MIVLGSTSEVAQAFVEKALQEGEKFEKIYLFTSSKETTERFARHIDVKFFQQAEVIELDLTKEIDFTQFENINSNLLFCATGYLGEGTEEGLYDNKNTEKIIDINYSKLVPVMNYFAQKFESRRSGTIIGLSSVAGDRGRQSNFIYGSAKAAFTAYLSGLRNYLFDKKVHVMTVKPGFMATKMTEGLPLNPKLTATPKQAADCIFKAYKKQKNVAYVLPIWGIIMLIIRNIPEFIFKKLKL from the coding sequence ATGATCGTTTTAGGAAGTACATCGGAAGTTGCTCAGGCCTTTGTGGAAAAGGCTTTGCAGGAAGGTGAGAAATTTGAGAAAATCTATCTTTTTACCTCCAGCAAAGAAACTACCGAAAGATTTGCAAGGCATATTGATGTGAAATTTTTTCAGCAGGCGGAAGTTATCGAGCTTGATTTAACGAAAGAAATAGATTTTACACAATTTGAAAATATCAATTCAAATCTATTATTTTGTGCAACGGGTTATTTGGGCGAAGGAACCGAAGAAGGCTTGTACGACAATAAGAATACGGAGAAAATTATTGATATTAATTACTCAAAATTAGTTCCTGTGATGAATTATTTTGCCCAGAAATTCGAAAGCAGAAGATCAGGGACGATTATTGGTTTGTCCTCTGTAGCAGGCGATCGCGGAAGACAGAGTAATTTTATTTATGGAAGTGCAAAAGCAGCTTTTACGGCCTATTTAAGCGGACTCAGAAATTATCTGTTTGATAAAAAAGTTCATGTAATGACCGTAAAACCGGGATTTATGGCTACCAAAATGACAGAAGGACTTCCTTTGAATCCGAAACTGACGGCAACTCCGAAACAGGCAGCAGATTGCATATTTAAAGCTTACAAAAAGCAGAAAAATGTAGCGTATGTTTTACCGATTTGGGGAATTATTATGTTGATTATCAGAAATATTCCTGAATTTATTTTTAAAAAATTAAAACTTTAA
- a CDS encoding GIY-YIG nuclease family protein, translating to MYYVYILYSLSRDVYYKGFSEDVEKRLTYHINSKGKYTSGTEDWKIVYVQSFESKTLALIEEKRLKKLNRVSIEKLIHE from the coding sequence ATGTATTACGTTTATATTCTATATTCTCTGAGTAGAGATGTTTATTATAAAGGTTTTTCCGAGGATGTGGAAAAGCGTTTAACTTATCATATTAATTCGAAAGGAAAATATACTTCAGGGACGGAGGATTGGAAGATTGTGTATGTCCAAAGTTTTGAATCTAAAACTTTAGCTTTAATAGAGGAAAAGAGGTTGAAAAAGCTGAATAGGGTTTCTATTGAGAAACTTATACATGAGTAG
- a CDS encoding GIY-YIG nuclease family protein translates to MYYVYILYSLSRDIYYKGFSEDVEKRLTYHINSKGKYTSGTEDWKIVYVQSFESKTLALIEEKRLKKLNRVSIEKLIKQ, encoded by the coding sequence ATGTATTACGTTTATATTCTATATTCTCTGAGCAGAGATATTTATTATAAAGGTTTTTCCGAGGATGTGGAAAAGCGCTTAACTTATCATATTAATTCAAAAGGAAAATATACTTCAGGGACGGAGGATTGGAAGATTGTGTATGTCCAAAGTTTTGAATCTAAAACTTTAGCTTTAATAGAGGAAAAGAGGTTGAAAAAGCTGAATAGGGTTTCTATTGAGAAACTCATAAAACAGTAG